One window from the genome of Pelodictyon luteolum DSM 273 encodes:
- a CDS encoding TOMM precursor leader peptide-binding protein — translation MLQIPVFKAYLEPIAVPGEGLLLFSEDGSRAFHGSLFEQLARLIDGSRSSDEIVAALAAAHDAATVYYALMMLEKKGHITEHIPGINPHVAGFWQGLDLEPQSAIESIRNHGVRILGIGEVETEPLANGLLSLGVKIVDKANESTLDVVVVDDYLNEELAAISKIARIEGRSILPLRPSGFECWIGPLFKPDVQGCFLCLRHKLERHRLVHRFAVAHGKRPGSNLPVSDITRNAAYALGSAAIVKVLAGSDSGLEGRIFSLDIRTWASRTHTLSENPYCPVCGVAKEPRAEKVVLASGKATFMQDGGHRTVAPETTLEKYERFVSPITGVVNALVKLPQSNGTVHVYLAGHNSAVRLERLEDLKNGLRNASSGKGASEVQAKASALCEALERYSGESHGQEIRISGSYRTMLAEHGGRLIHPNAVMHYSERQYAERKTWNGRKSKFNVVPEPLDADAEIDWTPVWSLTDNCHKYLPTKLLYFKAQAGASSEAFYSVGCSNGNASGNTLEEAILQGFFELVERDAVAIWWYNMIRKPGVDIDSFEEPWFQELRSHYHSIGRELWVLDITTDLDIPAFAAFSALRNSAREEIIFGLGCHLDPRIALQRSLAEMNQMLGLADAKESDGSMRIEDQEVLSWLTNATRENQPYVTPEPTVPLRKRSDYTLQHSGELLADIETCRRRIEDAGMEMLVLDQTRADIGMPVAKVIVPGLRHFWARFGPGRLYDVPLAMHWLTRPRAEEELNPIPIFF, via the coding sequence ATGTTACAGATTCCTGTTTTCAAGGCTTATCTCGAACCGATTGCCGTTCCCGGTGAAGGCCTCCTCCTGTTTTCAGAAGATGGCTCCAGGGCATTCCACGGCTCATTATTCGAGCAGCTGGCCCGGCTGATCGACGGCTCGAGAAGCAGCGATGAAATCGTTGCAGCACTTGCCGCCGCTCACGATGCGGCAACCGTTTACTATGCGTTGATGATGCTTGAGAAGAAAGGCCACATCACTGAACACATTCCGGGTATCAACCCGCATGTTGCCGGGTTCTGGCAGGGGCTGGACCTGGAGCCCCAATCGGCAATCGAATCGATACGCAATCACGGCGTGCGGATACTGGGTATCGGCGAAGTCGAGACGGAGCCGCTGGCAAACGGGCTGCTGTCACTGGGTGTGAAAATTGTGGATAAAGCGAATGAGAGTACGCTCGATGTGGTGGTTGTGGATGACTACCTCAACGAAGAGCTTGCCGCAATTTCAAAAATCGCCCGTATTGAGGGCCGAAGCATTCTTCCTCTCAGACCGTCCGGGTTTGAATGCTGGATCGGCCCCCTTTTCAAGCCCGACGTTCAGGGCTGTTTTTTGTGCCTCCGCCACAAGCTCGAACGCCACCGGTTGGTCCACCGCTTCGCCGTAGCCCATGGCAAACGCCCAGGATCGAACCTTCCCGTATCGGACATAACGAGGAATGCCGCCTATGCTCTTGGATCTGCAGCCATCGTCAAGGTGCTTGCGGGGTCCGACAGCGGGCTTGAGGGCAGAATCTTCTCTCTTGATATCAGGACATGGGCATCACGAACCCATACGCTTTCTGAAAACCCCTACTGCCCGGTTTGCGGCGTTGCCAAAGAGCCCCGCGCGGAAAAGGTTGTGCTGGCGTCAGGCAAGGCGACCTTCATGCAGGATGGCGGGCACCGGACCGTGGCACCCGAAACAACCCTGGAGAAGTACGAACGGTTCGTCAGCCCCATTACCGGTGTAGTCAACGCTCTGGTGAAGCTGCCGCAATCAAACGGCACAGTGCATGTCTATCTGGCAGGTCATAACTCCGCCGTAAGGCTGGAACGGCTCGAAGACCTGAAAAACGGATTGCGCAACGCCAGTTCCGGCAAAGGAGCTTCCGAAGTGCAGGCAAAGGCGAGCGCCCTCTGTGAAGCACTCGAACGCTATTCAGGAGAATCGCACGGTCAGGAAATCCGGATCTCCGGAAGTTACCGCACCATGCTTGCCGAACATGGAGGCAGACTCATCCATCCCAATGCGGTCATGCACTACAGCGAACGCCAGTATGCCGAGCGCAAGACATGGAACGGCCGCAAATCGAAATTCAACGTCGTACCGGAGCCGCTCGACGCAGATGCGGAAATAGACTGGACGCCGGTCTGGTCGCTGACTGATAACTGCCACAAGTACCTGCCCACAAAGTTGCTCTACTTCAAGGCACAGGCAGGCGCTTCATCGGAAGCGTTCTACTCGGTTGGCTGCTCGAATGGCAATGCATCGGGCAATACACTCGAAGAAGCGATCCTCCAGGGCTTCTTTGAACTGGTTGAGCGTGACGCCGTGGCGATCTGGTGGTACAACATGATCCGGAAACCGGGCGTGGACATCGACAGCTTCGAAGAGCCCTGGTTCCAGGAGCTCAGAAGCCATTACCATTCAATCGGCAGGGAACTCTGGGTGCTGGACATCACCACGGATCTCGACATACCGGCATTCGCAGCCTTTTCAGCACTACGGAACAGTGCGCGGGAGGAAATCATCTTTGGTCTCGGATGCCACCTCGACCCCCGCATCGCCCTGCAGCGATCCCTTGCCGAAATGAACCAGATGCTCGGCCTGGCCGATGCAAAAGAATCGGATGGATCAATGCGAATTGAAGATCAGGAGGTACTCTCATGGCTAACGAATGCAACGAGGGAGAACCAGCCGTATGTGACCCCTGAGCCGACCGTGCCGCTTCGGAAGCGTTCCGATTACACCCTTCAACACAGCGGCGAACTGCTTGCCGATATCGAAACCTGCCGAAGGCGGATAGAGGATGCCGGCATGGAGATGCTGGTTCTGGACCAGACCCGTGCAGATATCGGAATGCCGGTCGCCAAGGTGATCGTGCCGGGCCTGCGCCATTTCTGGGCCCGGTTCGGGCCCGGCCGCCTCTACGACGTACCGCTCGCCATGCATTGGCTCACCCGGCCCCGTGCTGAAGAGGAGCTAAACCCCATACCAATCTTTTTCTGA
- a CDS encoding Nif11-like leader peptide family natural product precursor, whose product MSVEQAKAFIEKMKTDEAFREKIMAIETPEERLKAIGSAGYECTGEEINEVGSAEVGEAGGAKNGIGYANPKEKGLSEC is encoded by the coding sequence ATGTCAGTAGAACAGGCAAAAGCGTTCATCGAGAAGATGAAAACGGACGAAGCGTTCCGTGAAAAGATCATGGCAATCGAAACGCCGGAGGAGCGGCTGAAAGCCATCGGTTCAGCAGGATATGAGTGCACCGGAGAAGAGATTAACGAGGTCGGTTCCGCAGAGGTTGGGGAGGCAGGAGGGGCTAAGAATGGGATCGGTTACGCGAACCCAAAAGAAAAGGGTCTATCAGAGTGTTAA
- a CDS encoding NHLP leader peptide family RiPP precursor: protein MEANEQQQALGKIIANAWADEGFKQQFIENPAEILRAEGISVPDGMMVNVMENTPTCMHIVLPQSPDIDLDGAALDALAGGEYVLCSGGWCQQE, encoded by the coding sequence ATGGAAGCAAACGAACAGCAGCAGGCACTGGGCAAGATCATAGCCAACGCCTGGGCGGATGAAGGTTTCAAGCAGCAGTTCATCGAAAACCCTGCAGAGATCCTGAGAGCAGAGGGTATCAGTGTGCCGGATGGAATGATGGTCAACGTGATGGAGAATACCCCGACCTGCATGCATATCGTCCTCCCGCAATCCCCGGACATTGATCTGGATGGGGCTGCTCTGGACGCACTTGCCGGCGGAGAGTATGTATTATGTAGTGGTGGTTGGTGTCAGCAGGAGTGA
- a CDS encoding SAM-dependent methyltransferase, with product MATMTDDRQKGLQIFPGSELETVADIGIWITSPEGVRFVPGFIYTALLPFLRESRLKGDELAALVSKEHCYAAAYHAIAILERVGVISAGKQSAIEPHALARSHVECLAGTANWVAAARAQESRRPDRLFDDPLAGQLAGEGGFGWIAKRAHWVDGLAIRTRFFDDFLRDATRSGAIRQVVSLASGLDIRAWCLDWPEGVRILELDRQVVLAKKLHTADTAGYRGCPHATFISADLTAGWTHLLLDERLGFDPAEPTAWLLEGLLVYLERHHVERLLDDVAELSTTGSRLGIDLVSGSVLDPRRNFLWLKELREQGCPWRFGTDEPAALLECQGWDASVVALEEAERRYGRSSSDSPMQGSYYRFVTAYRKRCDR from the coding sequence ATGGCCACCATGACGGACGACCGGCAAAAAGGGCTACAGATCTTCCCGGGATCGGAACTCGAGACCGTCGCGGACATCGGCATATGGATCACCTCTCCAGAAGGCGTTCGTTTCGTACCGGGCTTCATCTATACGGCCTTGCTCCCGTTCCTGCGCGAAAGCAGGCTGAAGGGTGACGAACTGGCAGCACTGGTTAGCAAAGAGCACTGCTATGCGGCAGCCTATCATGCAATTGCTATACTTGAGCGTGTGGGCGTCATCTCAGCCGGGAAGCAATCGGCGATTGAGCCGCATGCACTCGCCAGAAGTCACGTCGAGTGCCTGGCGGGCACGGCGAACTGGGTAGCTGCCGCAAGGGCTCAGGAATCCCGGAGGCCCGACCGGCTGTTTGATGATCCCCTTGCCGGACAGCTTGCGGGAGAAGGAGGGTTTGGCTGGATAGCGAAGCGTGCACATTGGGTAGACGGTCTTGCCATACGGACACGTTTTTTTGATGATTTCCTTCGGGACGCGACACGCTCAGGCGCAATCCGACAGGTCGTCAGTCTTGCATCGGGACTTGATATACGCGCATGGTGTCTCGACTGGCCGGAAGGGGTCCGGATATTAGAGCTGGACCGGCAGGTGGTACTGGCAAAGAAACTCCATACGGCCGATACCGCAGGATATCGCGGATGCCCGCATGCCACCTTTATTAGCGCTGACCTGACTGCCGGCTGGACACATCTTCTGCTTGATGAGCGCCTCGGCTTTGATCCAGCCGAACCAACGGCATGGTTGCTCGAGGGGTTGCTGGTCTATCTTGAACGCCACCATGTGGAACGCCTTCTTGATGACGTTGCTGAGCTGTCCACCACAGGGAGCAGGCTTGGCATCGACCTTGTCTCAGGGAGCGTGCTGGATCCCCGCAGGAATTTCCTCTGGCTCAAAGAGTTGAGGGAACAAGGTTGCCCGTGGCGGTTCGGAACCGACGAGCCGGCGGCCTTGCTCGAATGCCAGGGATGGGACGCTTCGGTCGTGGCACTCGAAGAGGCCGAACGCCGATATGGCAGAAGCTCGTCTGACTCCCCCATGCAAGGCAGTTACTACAGATTCGTTACCGCATACAGAAAGCGGTGCGACAGATAA